One window of Mycoplasma cottewii genomic DNA carries:
- a CDS encoding tRNA (cytidine(34)-2'-O)-methyltransferase: MTDKRKLNIVLYEPEIAQNVGAIMRTCVAINAKLHIIEPLGFIFDERHLSRPSANEFKFVDCTRYDDWQDFKTKNPDIKLYCLSRYGQKPISDFDFTKVNDDVFLMFGRESTGISKQIIKDNFDTTFRIPMIAEARSINIANTVGIASYEVLRQWDYLDLVKHEVQKGKDYIMSDAWKGIED, from the coding sequence ATGACTGATAAAAGAAAATTAAACATTGTTTTATACGAACCAGAAATTGCTCAAAATGTTGGTGCAATTATGAGAACTTGTGTTGCTATTAATGCTAAATTACATATAATCGAACCTTTAGGATTTATTTTTGATGAAAGACATTTATCACGTCCAAGTGCAAATGAGTTTAAATTTGTTGATTGCACCAGATATGATGACTGACAAGATTTTAAAACTAAAAATCCTGATATTAAATTATATTGTTTATCAAGATATGGTCAAAAACCAATTTCTGATTTTGATTTTACAAAAGTTAATGATGATGTATTTTTAATGTTTGGTCGTGAATCAACTGGAATTTCAAAACAAATTATTAAAGATAATTTTGATACTACTTTTAGAATTCCGATGATCGCTGAAGCTAGAAGTATTAATATAGCAAATACTGTTGGTATTGCAAGTTATGAAGTTTTAAGACAATGAGATTACTTAGATTTAGTTAAGCATGAAGTTCAAAAAGGAAAAGACTATATTATGTCTGATGCATGAAAAGGAATTGAAGATTAA
- the rdgB gene encoding RdgB/HAM1 family non-canonical purine NTP pyrophosphatase: MDKKIIWVATNNKNKKREYQAILKDWTVKTLLDLPEYNDIEENGTTFEQNALIKAKDLAKYINGIAIGDDSGICVDILDNFPGIYSKRWAYPVTEYSQICHMLLDKLKDYKTQEQRKAKMITTIGFYDAVNDKQAVFKGFVEGYISNDVRITEFGFGYDYIFIPKNSNKTYSQMTSEEKNQNSARRQAINQFSDFINKY; the protein is encoded by the coding sequence ATGGATAAAAAAATAATATGAGTTGCAACAAATAATAAAAATAAAAAAAGAGAATATCAAGCAATTTTAAAAGATTGAACTGTTAAAACTTTATTAGATTTACCAGAATATAATGACATTGAAGAAAATGGAACTACATTTGAACAAAATGCATTAATAAAAGCAAAAGATTTAGCTAAATATATTAATGGAATTGCAATTGGTGATGATTCTGGAATATGTGTTGATATACTAGATAATTTTCCTGGAATTTATTCAAAAAGATGAGCTTATCCAGTAACTGAATATAGTCAAATTTGTCATATGTTATTAGATAAATTAAAAGATTATAAAACTCAAGAACAAAGAAAAGCAAAAATGATAACTACAATCGGTTTTTATGATGCAGTTAATGATAAACAAGCTGTTTTTAAAGGATTTGTAGAAGGTTATATTTCAAATGATGTAAGAATTACAGAATTCGGGTTCGGATATGATTATATATTTATTCCTAAAAATAGTAATAAAACTTATTCACAAATGACAAGTGAAGAAAAAAATCAAAACTCAGCAAGAAGACAAGCTATTAATCAATTTAGTGATTTTATAAATAAGTATTAA